The Streptomyces sp. DG1A-41 genomic sequence GCGCGACCGGGCGGTCCGCCAACGGCAAGGCTCCGCTGTACGGGCCCACGGGCACGCTGGTCGGCGAGGTGTCGGCCGGCCTCCCCGAACGCGATGTGCTCGGCGAGCTGTGGCGGGAGCTGCCCACCTTCGGACTGTACGCCGCGATCGCCGTCGCACTCGGCTCGGCGGCCGCGTTCCTGCTGGCCAGCCGACTGAAGCGGTCGACCTTCGGGCTGGAACTGGAGGAGATCGCCGGATTGCTCCAGGATCGCGAGGCCATGCTCCACGGCGTCCGGGAGGGCGTGATCGCCTTCGATCCCGACGGCCGGATCACCGTGGTCAACGACGAGGCCCGCAAACTGCTCGGCCTCGGCACGGCGCTCGGCCGCGGACTGGAGGAGGTGCTGCCGGACGGGCGGCTGCGCCGCGCCCTGGACGGCACCCTGACCGGCACCGACCTCCGCGTGCTGACCGACGACCACTGCCTGGTGGTCAACCGGATGCCGGTGGCGCTGCACGGCCGCGAACTGGGCGCGGTGGTCACCGTCCGCGACCGCACCGAGCTGATCGGGCTGCTGCGCGAACTGGACTCGGTGCGCGGGCTGACCGACGCCCTGCGTGCCCAGCAGCACGAGTTCACCAACCGTATGCACACCGTGGCCGGGCTGCTGGACATCGGCGACCACGACGCCGCCTTCAAGTACGCCGTCGAGGCGGCCGGTGCCGAACAGGCGCTGACGGAGTCCGTACGCGAACGCATCGGCAGCGCGCTGCTCGTGGGGCTGATCGTCGCCAAGACCACGGTGGCCGCGGAACGCGGGGTACGGGTGGTGCTCAGCGACGACTCCGCGCTCGGTGAGGACCCGCCGCATCTGCGCCGGCTGCTGACCATCGTCGGCAACCTGCTGGACAACGCGATCGACGCCGCGGCCGGCGGAGCGGCCCCGGCGGGCGGGCGCGAGGTCGAGCTCTCCCTGATCGAGGCTGTCGACCGGGTGCTGGTGCGGGTCGCGGACAGCGGCCCGGGGATCCC encodes the following:
- a CDS encoding sensor histidine kinase → MPIRIRIGRGGKGRLSARILASQLVILALTGAIGFVLFAFAQRAEIDRSYEQRALAIAQTAAAEPQIRQAMEYGGGRDIVQSVAERIRKASGASYVVVIDLHGIRHSHPDPALIGEPVGDPIVVLDGHTHVGSDQGATGRSANGKAPLYGPTGTLVGEVSAGLPERDVLGELWRELPTFGLYAAIAVALGSAAAFLLASRLKRSTFGLELEEIAGLLQDREAMLHGVREGVIAFDPDGRITVVNDEARKLLGLGTALGRGLEEVLPDGRLRRALDGTLTGTDLRVLTDDHCLVVNRMPVALHGRELGAVVTVRDRTELIGLLRELDSVRGLTDALRAQQHEFTNRMHTVAGLLDIGDHDAAFKYAVEAAGAEQALTESVRERIGSALLVGLIVAKTTVAAERGVRVVLSDDSALGEDPPHLRRLLTIVGNLLDNAIDAAAGGAAPAGGREVELSLIEAVDRVLVRVADSGPGIPPGAAGSIFEDGWSTRPDRGTARRGLGLALVHRLAQQHGGTIEVSEGPGAVFTVALPLPDTTPVPRDAPFTTASPTGGDRA